The Alysiella filiformis sequence GGTGGTAACGTCCGAATTTCGCATGCGCCGCATTGCCGTGATGTGGCAACCTTGGAAAGACCCCACAGGCACAGGTTATCAAAGCATGGGTTCGCTCATGTCCATTGAACGCGGTGGTTGGTTTGGCGAAGGCTTGGGCAATGGTTTGTTTAAACGCGGCTTTTTGCCCGAAGCGCACACCGACTTCATCGCCGCCGTGATTACCGAAGAATTGGGTTTGATTACCCTAACCGCATTGATTTTGTGTTATTGCTGGATTGTGTTTCGCGCCTTTTCCATTGGCAAACAAGCCCGCGATTTGGAATTGCATTACAGCTCATTCATCGCCATTGGCATAGGTGTGTGGATAGGCGTACAAAGTTTCATCAATATCGGTGTAAACATCAGCCTGTTGCCCAACAAAGGTTTGACTTTACCCTTGATTTCATATGGTGGCTCATCGCTCATCATCATGATAATCGCCCTAACCATGCTGCTGCGCGTGGATTATGAAAACCGCCGCAAAATTCGTGGCTTTGACGTTGCCGACCCACGCGACCCCAAAGAACCCGACCCAGACGCTGCCGACAACGAAACGCAGCCTGAAAACCCTACTGAACCCAAATCGGCTCAACCTAAACCCATTACACGAACGCGAAAATCATGAATCAAAAAACCTTTTTACTGATGGCTGGTGGCACTGGCGGACACATTTTCCCTGCATTGGCGGTGGCGCAATCTTTGAAAGAACAGGGACACCAAGTGGTGTGGCTGGGCAGCCAAAACAGCATGGAAGAACGCCTTGTTCCCCAACATGGCATTACGCTGGAAACAATCGCCATGAAAGGCGTGCGTGGCAATGGTTTGGCACGCAAATTGGCTTTGCCTTTTATGCTGATTAAGGCGATTCAGGCTGCCAAAAACATCATCATCAAACATCGGGTTGATGCCGTGATTGGCTTTGGTGGATTTGTTACCTTTCCAGGGGGCATTGCTGCCAAAATGTTGGATAAACCGATTGTGATTCACGAACAAAATGCGGTGGCGGGTTTGTCCAATAAAGTGCTGGCAAAATGGGCGGCGCGTGTGTTGTATGCGTTTCCCAATGCGTTTGCCGATTACCCCAATGGTTTGGTGGGCAATCCTGTTCGTGCCGATATTGCGCGTTTGCCTGCGCCAGAGCAACGTTTTGCCAACCGTTCAGGCAGCCTGAATATTTTGGTGGTGGGCGGCAGCTTGGGCGCACAAATTTTGAACGATTTGGTGCCACAAGCCCTTGCCAAATTGCCCGAACACGCACGTCCCAACATCACACACCAATCGGGCAAAGGCAAATTGCCTGCTTTGCAACGCGCTTATGAAGCGGCTGGTGTGTCTGCCAAGTGCATGGAATTTGTGGACGACATGAAATCGGCATACGAACACGCCGATTTGGTGATTTGCCGCGCTGGCGCATTGACGATTGCTGAACTCACGGCGGCTGGCGTGGGCGCATTGCTTGTTCCCTACCCCCACGCGGTGGACGACCACCAAACCGCCAATGCGCGATTTATGGTTTCTGCCGAAGCGGGTTTGCTCTTGCCGCAATCGCAATTAACTGCCGATAAATTGGCTGAAATTTTGGCGGGACTCACACGTCCAAGCTGCCTGAAATGGGCGAAAAACGCGCGTACTTTGGCATTGCCCAATAGCGCAAACGATGTGGCACAAATTGCCATTCACATTGCCGCATAATTCATCATCAATCAGGCAGCCTGAAACCTTGGCAAACTCATTTTCAAACTGATGTAGGGGCAGATTTCACATCTGCCCTTTTTGTATTCAAACGACTGATAAAATTAAAAATACCTGCCACATCAAACTCGGCTTTTTTGTTGTGGTGGTATTTTTATGCAACATGGCATACAATCTCTGTGTTAATTTTTTGTTAAAAATGGTTAAACGGAGTATCGCCATGCAATTCAATTTACTGACCGAAAAAGACGTGGATTTGGCTGCCGATGTGCAATTCATGACCCAATCACTTTATGCCGTGTTGGAAAATCATGCCGATGAAATTGTGGTTAATGCCGTCAAAATTTTGGCAAAAGCCCAAGATGCCAGCCAAGTGGTTACCACATTGTTGCCCACGCTCAGCCTTGAACAAACCGAAAACCTGATTACCGCCGTGGGCATGTTTGCACAAATGCTCAATATCGCCGAAGACGTGCATCACGAACGCCGCCGCTTGGCACACGAATGGGCTGGCGATGCCCCACACAATGGCGATGTGGCTGAAACCGTCAAAAAATTCAAACGCAATGACATCAACAGCGACCGCATTCAGGCAGCCTTAAACGCCACGCAAGTCAATGCCGTATTAACCGCCCACCCCACCGAAGTGCAACGTCAAGCCACGCTCATTTCACATCGCAAAATCCGCGCCCTGTTGCCGCGCCGCGCCCAATGCCACAGCGCAGAAGAATTGGCAGAATTGCAACGCGAAATGGACATTGTTTTGCTCACACTTTGGCAAACCAGCGAAACGCGCCATTTCAAAATCAGCGTCAAAAGCGAAATCAACAATGGCGTCAACATTTTCCCCATGAGTTTTTTTCAAGCCATTCCCAAATTGTATCGCCGCTTGGAAAAGCAGTTTCAGGCAGCCTTCCCCGAAATCCACATTCCCGACATTTTGAAAATTGGTGGCTGGATTGGTGGCGACCGCGATGGCAACCCCTTTGTTTCGGCTGAAACTTTGCGCGAAGCCTTTACACGCCACGCCGATGCCGCATTCCACCACTACCGCAAAGAATTGGAAGCCTTGTACCAAGAATTGCCCCTGTCGGTGCGCCGCGTGAATGTGAGCGATGGGGTGTTGGTGCTTTCAGCCAAATCGCCCGATACCGATGTGGCGCGTCAAGAAGAACCCTATCGCCGCGCCATTGCCTACATTTTGTCGCGCATGGTGGGCAAGGCGCATGAATTGGGCGTGCCTTTGGGATGCAAATTTGGCGTGGGCAAGCCCTACACCAGCGTGGCGGAATTTTTGCACGATTTGCGTTTGTTGCAACATTCCTTGCGCGACAATGGCAGCGCGGTGTTGGCAAATGGGCGCATTGCCGATTTTATTCGCATTGTGTCGGTGTGTGGCTTTCATTTGATGCCGCTTGATTTGCGCCAACACGCCGACAAACACAGCGATGTGGTTGCCGAATTGTTTGCCAAAGCAGGCTTGGAAGATTATTTCAGGCTGCCTGAAAACGAAAAACAAACCGTTTTATTGCGCGAATTGAACAACCCACGCCCACTATTCAGCCCCTTTGCCCAATACAGCGAGGCGACTTGTTACGAATTGGCGATTTTCCGCGAGGCAAATTTGATTAAACAACAATTTGGCGAAGATGCCATTTCACAAAGCATCATCTCCAACTGCGAAAAGCCCAGCGATTTGCTCGCTTTGGCATTGATTTTAAAAGAAACGGGTTTGCTGACCAGTCAAAACGGTGCGGTTCAATCGCGCATCAACATCGTACCATTGTTTGAAACGATTGAGGCTTTGGCAAACGCTTGCCCGATTATGGAAACCATGTTTGGCTTGGATTGGTATCGCGCCCTGATTGCCAGCCGCGACAACATTCAAGAAATCATGCTCGGCTATTCCGACAGCAACAAAGATGGCGGCTACATCAGCAGCACTTGGGGCTTGTATCAAGCCGAAATTGGTTTGGTGGAAGTGTTCAAAAAACACAATGTCCGCATTCGCCTGTTTCACGGACGCGGTGGCAGCGTGGGTCGCGGCGGGGGGCCTTCTTATCAAGCGATTTTGGCGCAACCCGCAGGCAGCGTGGCAGGACAAATCCGCATTACCGAACAAGGCGAAGTCATCAATTCCAAATATGCCGACCCCAGCAATGCCGCGCGTAATTTGGAAACATTGGTTGCCGCCACTTTGGAAGCCACGCTGTTGCCCGACACGCAAGACCCCGATGTGGATTTGATGAACGCGCTGTCTGAAAGCTCATTCCAGCACTATCGCGCCCTGATTACGCGACAAGGTTTCATTGACTATTTCCTGCAAACCAGCCCCATTGAACAAATCGCCAGCCTGAACTTGGGCAGCCGCCCCGCCAGTCGCAAAACGTTGGCGCGGATTCAAGATTTACGCGCCATTCCATGGGTGTTTTCGTGGATGCAAAACCGCTTGATGTTGCCCGCTTGGTATGGCTTTGGCAGCGCGGTGGAAGAATTGTGCCAACGCGATTCAGGCAGCCTGAAAAAGCTGCAAGAACACGCCCAACACAATCATTTTTTCCGCACCATTTTGTCCAATATGGAGCAAGTGATGGCAAAAACCGATTTGACCTTGGCAGAACACTACGCCGCATTGAGCCAAGACCCCGAACACGGCGCAGCCATTTTCGCCACCATCAAAGCCGAATACCAACGCAGCCGCCAAGCCCTGCTTACCCTGCTGCAAGCCGAAGAATTGCTGATGGACAATCGCCCCTTGGCACGCAGCTTGGCATTGCGGATTCCCTATTTAAACGCGCTGGGTGGTTTGCAAGTGGCATTGTTGCAAAAATTGCGCCAAGAGCCTGATAATCAACACACTTTACGCATGGTACACCAAACCATCAACGGTGTGGCGCAAGGTTTACGCAACACGGGTTAAAATCCAAGTCAAAACAGGCAGCCTGAAATTAGTTTCAAGGCTGCCTTTTCATTGACCGACTACAATGTAATTAAAATACAAAAATACATTCATTTTCTGCTTTAAATCAAAAAAATGCAAAAATACCCAAACAAAAACACCATTTCCACCCCATTATCACGCCATAAAAATGCAAATTTTACTTATTTTAATGATTTTTCATGCTCAAAATTTTTTTCAATTTTCAAAATATATCATTTTTGTAATGATACTACGCAATAATCATTATTTATTTTCACAACACCCCAACAACTACTACACAAATTACAAAAACATTGTTAAACTACGCAAACATTGAAGTTGAGCAGATTTTTCTGTAATAAAACTACAAATTCCTTTTCACACTTCACTTTAATTTTAGGAGCAAAACCATGAGCGATTTGAACGCTTTATTCCAACAAATGAAACAACGCGACCCCAACCAGCCTGAATTTTTGCAAGCGGTGGAAGAAGTATTTGGCAGCCTGCAACCTTTCTTGGCAAAAAACCCCAAATACACCCAAATGGGCTTGTTGGAGCGCATTGTTGAACCCGAGCGCGTGATTATGTTCCGCGTGTCTTGGGTGGACGACAAAGGTCAAGTGCAAGTAAACCGTGGCTACCGCGTGCAAATGAACAGCGCGATTGGTCCTTATAAAGGCGGTTTGCGTTTCCACCCCACTGTAAACTTGGGCGTGTTGAAATTTTTGGCGTTTGAACAAGTGTTTAAAAATGCTTTGACCACCCTGCCCATGGGCGGCGGCAAAGGCGGTTCAGACTTTGACCCCAAAGGCAAATCCGATGGCGAAGTGATGCGTTTCTGCCAAGCGTTTATGAGCGAACTGTATCGCCACATCGGTGCCGACACAGACGTTCCTGCTGGCGACATTGGTGTGGGCGGTCGTGAAATCGGTTTCTTGTATGGTCAATACAAAAAATTGAGCAATGAAGTTACTTCCGTTTTGACAGGCAAAGGCTTGGTGTATGGTGGCAGCCTGATTCGCCCCGAAGCCACGGGTTATGGCGCGGTTTATTTTGCCGACAATATGCTGAAAACACGCGGCGACAGCATGGCTGGCAAACGTGTGGTGATTTCAGGCAGCGGCAACGTGGCACAATACACCGCCGAAAAAGCCATTCAACTGGGCGCGAAAGTGCTGACCGTTTCCGACTCCAACGGCTTTGTGTTGTTCCCCGATAGCGGCATGACCGAAGCGCAACTGGCGGCATTGATTGAATTGAAAGAAGTGCGCCGCGAGCGCGTGTCGGTGTACGCCAAAGAGCAAGGTTTGCAATACTTTGAAGGCAAAAAACCTTGGGGCGTGGCGTGCGATGTGGCATTCCCCAGCGCAACGCAAAACGAGTTGGACGAAAATGACGCGAAAGAATTGTTGAAAAACGGCTGTTTCTGTGTATCAGAAGGCGCGAACATGCCTTCCACTTTGGGCGCGGTAGATGAATTTGTGAAAGCGAAAATCTTGTACGCCCCAGGTAAAGCGGCAAATGCAGGTGGCGTGGCAACTTCTGGCTTGGAAATGAGCCAAAACGCGATTCGTTTGTCTTGGACACGCGAAGAAGTGGATGCGCGTTTGTTTGGCATCATGCAAAACATTCACGAAAACTGCGTTGCCAATGGCAAAGAAGGCGATTTTGTGAACTATGTGAATGGCGCAAACATCGCTGGTTTCAAAAAAGTGGCAGACGCGATGTTGGCACAAGGCGTGGTGTAATCGCTTAAATTGAAAAAAGCTGCCTGAAACGTTTTGCGAATGCGTTTCAGGCAGCTTTTCCTGTTGGGATTTGCACTCCTAATCTCTGCGCGGGCGACTTACTTTTTAAAAAAGTAAGCCAAACAAACCAAAAAACAATGACTAATTTTATTTTATTCAATGGGTTAGTATTTTCAGGCTGAAACTTTTGCCAAACTCGGTTTGTAGGGACAGATTTCATATCTGCCCTGTTTAGAATTGCAGAAATTTTTATTTTTGGGACACCATGTAGGGTGCAACTTGTTGCACCAAGTCCATATTTTATCAGGAAAATAGTGCAACAAGTTGCACCCTACATTCGTCCTATTTTTACATAAATTGAAAAGAGGCGGATATGAAATCCGCCTCTACATCAGTTTAAAAGTAGGTTTTGCAAAAGTTTCAGGCTGCCTGAAACGTTTTTTAAAGCGAAACCGTTGAACATTTGTTTATTTGGCTTACTTTTTTAAAAAGTAAGTCGCCGAAGGCAAAACCCATTTTTCTGGAACAGTAAAAAGCTGCCTGAAAACCTTTGCGAATGGGTTTTCAGGCAGCTTTTTCGCGTCAATTCATTTTCACATCAAAAACCAATAAGCCCACGCGCTCACGGCAATAATGCACAAAATGTTCAACACAAAGCCCACATACATCATGTCTTTTTGCTTGACCAAACCCGTGCCAAACACAATGGCGTTGGGTGGTGTTGCCACAGGCAGCATAAAAGCACACGATGCACCAATACCAATGACCATCACCAAAACCTCTTGGGGCATATTCAGTTGTGCCGCAATGGTGGCAAACACAGGCACAAGCAAAGCCGCCGATGCGGTGTTGCTGGTGAATTCGGTCAAGAAAATGATGAACGTTGCCACCACCACAATCACCAACAAGGGGTGTGCCGAACCAAATGTGGCAGCCACTTCATTGCCCAAAGCGGCAGACGCGCCCGATTTTTGCATTAAATTGCTCAACGCAATGCCGCCACCAAACAACATCAATACACCCCAATCGGTGCTTTCTGCCACATCTTTCCAACGCACGGTGCCAAACACCACCACGGCTACGGCTGCCGCAATCGCAATAAAGCTGTCAATGGAAGTGATGCCTGTGGCTTTTTGGATTTTGTCGCCCATTATCCACGCAATCGCGGTGGTAACGAAAATCACCACGGTAATCACGCGGTGCAAATTCCAAGGAATGTTTTCTTCTTGGGTGCGATTAACGCGTTCTTTGAAATTGGGTTTGAGCACCACAAACAAAGAAATCAACATCAAAGGCAACAACACCAACATCATGGGCAAACCGTATTTCATCCAGCCTGAAAAGTCCAAATTCAAGGCTTTTGCCGCAATGCCATTGGGGGGCGAACCCACAATCGTACCCAAACCACCAATGCTGGCACAATAAGCAATCCCCAATAAAACAAACACATAAGTTTTGCGGTCTTTTTCTTTATCCAAGTGCGACATCAAGCCCATTGCCAAAGGCAACATCATGGCGGTGGTGGCGGTGTTGCTTATCCACATGGATAAGGCGGTGGTTACGCCAAACAGCAACATAACCGCCACAAACATATTGCCCCCCGAAAGCGAGATGACCCACATGGCGATTTTTCTGTCCAATTTTTGAATGTTCAATGCGGCTGCCAAGGCAAAACCGCCAAAAAACACATAAATAATGGGGTCGGCAAAGCTGGATAATGCTGCTTTGGTTCCCATGTCGGGAATTTTGAACATCACCGCCAACAATGGCACCATCAGGGCGGTAACGGTAATGTGTACGGCTTCGGTAAACCACAAAATTGCCACAAACAGCAAAATCGCCAAACCGCGATTTGCCATGTCTTCATAAGGCAAAATGCTGTACACGCCATAGCTGACCAATGCGGAAATGAGCGTTAAAATCAAACCGCGAAAATCGGTAATCGGCTTTTGCGTGTTTGCCAGTACGTCATGCGTATCTGGCTCATGCTGATGATTCATGCTTGTTACTCCGTAAAGAATTTCATGTTGGTAAAGTTGTGTTAATGGTTTGTGAACGAAGTATAAGGATACATGAAAAAAATCGCAATTGATTTTCGCAAACGCAAAAACAGGCAGCCTGAAAACGTGTGTGTTTTTCAGGCTGCCTGAATCCCATTAAGCAATAAAAATTAAGCGGCTTTTGGATTGATTAAAATTTCCACGCGGCGGTTTTGAGCGCGACCTTCTGGCGTGTTGTTGGTGGCGATTGGCTGTGTTGAACCACGACCCACAACCGACATGCGGTTCATTGCCACGCCTTTGCCATTCAAATAGTTGGCAACGGAATTGGCACGATTTTGCGACAATGGGTTGTTAATCGCGTCAGAGCCTGTGTTGTCGGTGTGTCCCACGATGGTTAAGGTGGTGTCGTTGTACATTGCCAATGTTTGCGCTGCGCCATTCAAGGCATTTTGCGCTTGGGCAGACAAATCGTAACGACCTGTGGCAAAGGTTACATTTTCGGGCATGGTCAATTTGATTTGGTCGCCTTCACGTTTCACTTCCACACCTGTGTTTGCCAACTGTTCGCGCAATTTGGCTTCTTGCACGTCCATGTATGCGCCCACGCCTGCTGCCACTACGCCACACGCGGCGGCAGAATTACGCGCACCTTGTTTGCCATGGCTGATGGCACCAATGATGCCACACGTTACCGCACCCAAAGTGCCGTAAGTGGCGGTTTTGCTCAACTGGCGTTCGCCTTGCGCATTGGTAACACAACCGCTCAAACCCAAAGCCGCTGCGGTTGCCAAAATGGTGGCTGATTTCAATAATTTCATGGGAACATTCCTTATTTGATAAACAAAATGTGAGAAAAATGTTTTCAGGCTGCCTGAAAACGGAAAACGCAACTATATCTTAAACCGATTTGTTTGCGCTGCACCCATAACGCTAAATTACTTTTATTAACAAATTTAACGCGATTTCTGCCACGCTTGACGCGAAAAATACCACAATAAAATCGCGCCACACACCGTACAAGCCACCATCACACTGCCCATCACTTTCACGCTGCCGTTGTGCAAGTAAGTGACCAAAAAGCCCACCGTTGCGCCAATCAGCGATTGTGCTGCCGATAAAATGGCGTTTGCGCTGCCGCCTTCGGCTTTAAAATGCTGCATAAACAATGCCTGCGTGTTTGCCGCCACCAAACCTTGCGTGCCAACCGACAACATCAACAACACCATCAACCACGCAAAGGGGGGCAAATCGCTCGCCCACACGCTGCACAACAACGCAAAATTGGCAACAAATTGAATGGCAATGCCCCACAATAAAATGTCTTGTGAATTGCTGTCGCGTTTCAAATGCCATGCGGTAATGCGGTTAAATATTGCCATGGTTACAATATTGCACGCAAACGCCCACGCATATTGATGGTGATTCAAACCATATAAATCCATGTAAACAAAAGACGATTCAGTCAAAAAAGTGAGCATGGACGAAAAGGACGCTGCCTGAAAAAACAAAAAACCCAAAGCGGGTTTGGTGGACAAAATGTGTTTGTATCGCCCAAAAATCACGCGCAACACATCGCGGCGAATCGGCTCGGCGGTTTTGTGTTTGGGCAAAAATCGGTGCAACAACACCAGCACCAACACCGCATAAGCACACAAAAACACAAATACGGCACGCCAACCGCCCACCGTTTGCAACACCGAACCCACCATGGGCGCAAGCAAAGGGGCTGCCATCATAATCACGCCAATGAGCGCAAACATTTGTGCGGCTTGTTTGCCTTCGTAATTGTCGCGGATAATCGCGCCCACGGTTACGCCTGCCATGCCGCAACCCACCGCTTGCACCAAACGTAAGGCAAGCAACTGTTCGCCCGTTTGCACCCAAATCAGCGCAAACGATGCGATGATGTACACCGCCAAACCTGTTAGGGCAATGTTTTTTCTGCCTTTAATATCGGAAAGTGAGCCACCCAAAAGCTGCCCCACCGCCATGCCCAAAATAAAGCTGCTCAAACTGCGTTCAATGTAATGAATGTCGCTGTGCAAATCGCGGGCAATGTGTGGCAAGGAGGGCAAATAAGCGTCCATGGAAAACGGCATAATCGCCACCAAAATGGCAAGCAACATGGCCATTTGTTTATCGGATAATTTTTTCATTGTATTCATCGTTAAGGGTATTCCAAAATTTTTTCAGGCAGGCAAAACAAGGGGCTGTTTCAGCATAGAAAATGGCGGATTATGAAAAATCCGCCTTGTTTAAAATACCGTTTGTGCTGCCTGAAACGCATTTAAAACAAAATTATACTGCTAAACAAACAATTAGAAAACCGTTTAGGCGGCTTTTGCGGTAAAATGCGCGTTTTAATCCCACAAATGTCTCATCATGACTTGCCCACTTTGCCAAAGCCACAACGAAACGATTTTATGGCAAAACCACCATCTGCGCGTGATTGCCGTGCACGATGAACCCAAAGCCCCTGCCTTTTGCCGCGTGATTTGGCGCGAACACATCGCCGAAATGACCGATTTGCCCCCACAACAGCGCGATGAACTGATGAATATGGTTTACCGTGTGGAACAAGCCATGCGCCAAGTGTTTCAGCCAGCCAAAATCAATTTGGCAAGTTTGGGCAATGTGGTGCCGCATTTGCATTGGCACATTATTGCGCGATTTGACAACGATGCCTGTTTCCCTGCCCCCATTTGGGCAAACGCGGTGCGCGAAAACGCGTTCAGGCTGCCTGAAAACTGGCAAGCGCAAATTGCCACATTGTTGCATCAAACAGAATAAGGATTTGAAAACATGAATCATTTACTCACACGCCGCCGCGTGTTACAAAGCACACTCATTGCAGCAGGCAGCAGCATTTTGGCAGCCTGTGGCGGTGGCAATGCCCCCAGCAAAACTTCCCCCAACAAACCGCAAATGCAAACCATGCCCACCCCAGTTCCCACACCCCAAACCGCCCCCACTCGCGCAAGCCACGGCGCACAAAACACCATGCGCCTGTTTGCCTCATCGGGATTTGCCGAAGACCCCAGCCGCATTGAAACGGGTTTGAGCCGACTGTTTCAGGCAGGCTTTGTGATTAACAACCACACGGCAGCCTATCGCCGTTTTCAACGCTTTGCAGGCAGCGATGCCGAACGCATTGCCGATTTGCAAGATGTGGCAACAGGTCGCGTTGCCACCCCCAAAGTGTTGATGGGCGTACGCGGTGGTTATGGTGCAGCACGCTTGTTGCCACACATTGATTGGATAAACTTGGGCGCAAGAATGCGCGAACAGCAAACTTTATTGTTTGGATTCAGCGATGTAACCGCCATACAACTGGCATTGTTGGCACAAGGCAATATGCCCAGCTTTGCAGGCCCCATGTTGTACAGCGAATTTGCCAAACCCGTACCCGACACTTATACAATGGACAGTTTTATCCAAACCACCACACAAAAACAAAGCACCGTGTTTGTGGGTGGCTACCAAATGAACCGCGTTCGCAATGCAGATGGCATTTTGTGGGGCGGCAATTTGAGCGTCATCGCATCGCTGGTTGGCACGCCCTATATGCCCAAAATCAACGGTGGCATTTTGTTTTTGGAAGATGTGTCCGAACAACCCTATCGCATAGAAAGAATGTTGCAAACCTTGCATTTGGCAGGCATTTTAAAACAGCAGCAAGCGATTATTTTGGGCGATTTCCGCATGGGCAACATACGCGACACCTACGACAGCAGCTACGATTTAAACAGCGTGGCAATGACGATTTCGCGCACCGCCAATGTGCCCGTGTACACCAGCTTTCCGTTTGGGCATATCGCGCAAAAAACCACGTTCCCCTTGGGCGCACAAGCGCAACTTCGCGCCAGCAACAATGGCGGCTATGCGGTAACATTCAGTGGCTACCCCACGCTCAATCCTGCCGCGCTGAATTTGGCGGCATTGAAACCCGCCCCAGCCTTTGATTTTACCAACCCCAACGGCAGCATTTCCGATAGCGAATTTTGATTTTCAGGCAGCCTTTTATTGTCCTACAAGAAATGGGTTTTGCCTTCGGCGACTTACTTTTTAAAAAAGTAAGCCAAATAAACCAATGTTCAAGGGTTTCGCTTTAAAAAACATTTCAGGCT is a genomic window containing:
- a CDS encoding multidrug effflux MFS transporter, with the protein product MNTMKKLSDKQMAMLLAILVAIMPFSMDAYLPSLPHIARDLHSDIHYIERSLSSFILGMAVGQLLGGSLSDIKGRKNIALTGLAVYIIASFALIWVQTGEQLLALRLVQAVGCGMAGVTVGAIIRDNYEGKQAAQMFALIGVIMMAAPLLAPMVGSVLQTVGGWRAVFVFLCAYAVLVLVLLHRFLPKHKTAEPIRRDVLRVIFGRYKHILSTKPALGFLFFQAASFSSMLTFLTESSFVYMDLYGLNHHQYAWAFACNIVTMAIFNRITAWHLKRDSNSQDILLWGIAIQFVANFALLCSVWASDLPPFAWLMVLLMLSVGTQGLVAANTQALFMQHFKAEGGSANAILSAAQSLIGATVGFLVTYLHNGSVKVMGSVMVACTVCGAILLWYFSRQAWQKSR
- a CDS encoding HIT family protein, which produces MTCPLCQSHNETILWQNHHLRVIAVHDEPKAPAFCRVIWREHIAEMTDLPPQQRDELMNMVYRVEQAMRQVFQPAKINLASLGNVVPHLHWHIIARFDNDACFPAPIWANAVRENAFRLPENWQAQIATLLHQTE
- a CDS encoding LD-carboxypeptidase; amino-acid sequence: MNHLLTRRRVLQSTLIAAGSSILAACGGGNAPSKTSPNKPQMQTMPTPVPTPQTAPTRASHGAQNTMRLFASSGFAEDPSRIETGLSRLFQAGFVINNHTAAYRRFQRFAGSDAERIADLQDVATGRVATPKVLMGVRGGYGAARLLPHIDWINLGARMREQQTLLFGFSDVTAIQLALLAQGNMPSFAGPMLYSEFAKPVPDTYTMDSFIQTTTQKQSTVFVGGYQMNRVRNADGILWGGNLSVIASLVGTPYMPKINGGILFLEDVSEQPYRIERMLQTLHLAGILKQQQAIILGDFRMGNIRDTYDSSYDLNSVAMTISRTANVPVYTSFPFGHIAQKTTFPLGAQAQLRASNNGGYAVTFSGYPTLNPAALNLAALKPAPAFDFTNPNGSISDSEF